Proteins found in one Triticum urartu cultivar G1812 chromosome 4, Tu2.1, whole genome shotgun sequence genomic segment:
- the LOC125552057 gene encoding jasmonate-induced oxygenase 2-like produces MSSCFNGGAGWPEPVVRVQAVSDTCGETIPERYVKLPLDRPSATTLQPAVSHGGGSLNIPVVDMSMPDSDETVRAVDAACQEWGFFQAVNHGVSPELLRRARSSWRGFFRQPAEVRERYANSPATYEGYGSRLGTTKGGHLDWGDYYFLHLLPPSIKSHDKWPSLPSTLREATEEYGEEVVKLCRRVSKVLSKGLGLDGGRLQAAFGGEGGEGACMRVNFYPRCPQPELTLGVAAHSDPGGMTMLLVDDHVRGLQVKKDGQWITVDPVPDAFIVNVGDQIQVLSNAAYKSVEHRVTVSAAEERLSLAFFYNPRSDVPVAPMAELVAPGRPALYPEMTFDEYRAHIRQRGLSGKAQLQSLQNANSSVAS; encoded by the exons ATGAGTAGCTGCTTCAACGGTGGCGCCGGCTGGCCGGAGCCCGTGGTGCGCGTGCAGGCCGTGTCGGACACCTGCGGCGAGACAATACCCGAGCGGTACGTCAAGCTGCCGTTGGATCGGCCGTCGGCGACGACCCTCCAACCGGCGGTCTCACATGGCGGCGGCAGCCTAAACATCCCGGTAGTGGACATGTCAATGCCGGACTCGGACGAGACAGTCCGTGCCGTGGACGCCGCGTGCCAGGAGTGGGGGTTCTTCCAGGCGGTGAACCACGGCGTGAGTCCTGAGCTGCTGCGGCGGGCGCGCTCGTCGTGGCGCGGCTTCTTCAGGCAGCCAGCCGAGGTGCGCGAGCGGTACGCCAACTCGCCGGCGACGTATGAGGGCTACGGCAGCCGTCTCGGTACCACCAAGGGTGGACACCTCGACTGGGGCGACTACTACTTCCTGCACCTCCTCCCGCCGTCGATCAAGAGCCACGACAAGTGGCCGTCCCTTCCGTCCACCCTACG GGAGGCGACGGAGGAGTACGGCGAGGAGGTGGTGAAGCTGTGCCGGAGGGTATCAAAGGTGCTGTCCAAGGGGCTGGGACTCGACGGCGGGAGGCTGCAGGCAGCGTTCGGCGGGGAGGGCGGCGAGGGGGCATGCATGAGGGTTAACTTCTACCCGAGGTGCCCGCAGCCGGAGCTGACGCTGGGCGTGGCGGCGCACTCGGACCCCGGCGGCATGACCATGCTGCTCGTCGACGACCACGTTCGGGGGCTGCAGGTGAAGAAGGATGGCCAGTGGATCACCGTCGACCCGGTCCCTGACGCCTTCATCGTCAACGTCGGAGACCAGATCCAG GTGCTGAGCAACGCGGCGTACAAGAGCGTGGAGCACCGGGTGACAGTGAGTGCAGCGGAGGAGCGGCTATCGCTCGCCTTCTTCTACAACCCGCGGAGCGACGTGCCGGTGGCGCCCATGGCGGAGCTGGTGGCGCCGGGACGCCCGGCGCTGTATCCGGAGATGACCTTCGACGAGTATCGGGCACACATCCGGCAGCGGGGCCTCAGCGGCAAGGCGCAGCTACAGTCTCTGCAGAACGCCAACAGCAGCGTCGCCTCCTGA
- the LOC125554802 gene encoding protein NEN4-like: protein MATTKKREMVFFDVEAAQSPPLPGECSLLEFAAILVCPRRLVEVSSYSTLIRPDDAGADGGVLSASSSAPLFEDVFPDIFELLDSRVWAGHGIRRAGCPRMREAFAAFGLGAPEPVGVVDSLDVLLAQGAHGCFGPAAAGDDGQEEDEEAAALAEHFGIGARRARGLRCLDGARVSLEVLGHHKGMEFFPRRRRPPAPARGQRRRQRGSSARRMRGGKLGGSGAAGRRRRGVLCGQELVGERNRKEITWVGPKEKRGERGSGRLTMGPKQLK, encoded by the coding sequence ATGGCGACCACCAAGAAGAGGGAGATGGTGTTCTTCGACGTGGAGGCTGCGCAGTCCCCGCCGCTGCCCGGCGAGTGCAGCCTGCTGGAGTTCGCCGCCATCCTCGTCTGCCCACGCCGCCTCGTCGAGGTCTCCAGCTACTCCACCCTCATCCGCCCGGACGACGCCGGCGCCGACGGTGGCGTCCTCTCCGCCTCCTCCAGCGCACCCTTGTTCGAGGACGTCTTCCCGGACATCTTCGAGCTGCTGGACAGCCGCGTGTGGGCGGGCCACGGCATCCGGCGCGCCGGCTGCCCGCGCATGCGCGAGGCCTTCGCCGCCTTCGGCCTGGGCGCGCCGGAGCCCGTGGGTGTCGTCGACTCGCTCGACGTGCTCCTCGCGCAGGGCGCGCATGGGTGCTTCGGGCCGGCCGCCGCCGGGGACGACGGccaggaggaggacgaggaggcggcggcccTGGCGGAGCACTTCGGGATCGGCGCGCGGCGGGCGCGGGGGCTCCGGTGCCTGGACGGCGCGCGCGTGAGCCTCGAGGTGCTGGGACACCACAAAGGAATGGAATTTTTtccacggcggcggcggccccCCGCGCCCGCGCGGGgacagcggcggcggcagcgaggGTCAAGCGCGAGGAGGATGCGGGGCGGCAAGCTCGGCGGGTCCGGCGCAGCTGGACGTCGTCGGCGAGGCGTTCTGTGCGGGCAGGAGTTGGTGGGGGAGAGAAATAGAAAAGAGATCACGTGGGTGGGCCCGAAGGAAAAGcgaggagagagagggagtggGAGGCTGACAATGGGCCCAAAGCAACTAAAGTAG